One part of the Thermoanaerobacterium sp. CMT5567-10 genome encodes these proteins:
- a CDS encoding S1C family serine protease — protein MEFNHDFENYSMPEARLKNNKKSLGKMVKRYRRKMFLSFVVVALVAALIGGAAGAGIMKYADMGKTQIVNRYLPLSSDNNNFSLITNIVKTVSPSVVGIDTYTNGYEAYGNSYVQEGSGSGIIIDSQGHIVTNNHVVDGASKITVNLSDGRKFTAQLVGKDSRTDLAVLKINATNLTPAKLGDSSKLEVGELAVAIGNPLGDSFAGTATAGIISGLNRNLQSDYGPVNLIQTDAAINPGNSGGPLVNSIGEVIGITSIKLTSTGSSSTQDPFGLFQSQGVPLEGMGFAIPINEAKPIIDDLIKNGYVERPVMGVSVQQITKQLARQYNIPVGLYIVQVQQGSGADAAGLQAGDIITAVDGTNVTTFNQLENILNKHNIGDVISVTVWRNGQTLTVNVKLSGSNGQ, from the coding sequence ATGGAGTTCAATCATGATTTTGAAAATTATAGTATGCCTGAAGCTAGATTAAAAAACAATAAAAAGAGTTTAGGCAAGATGGTAAAAAGATATAGAAGAAAGATGTTTTTATCTTTTGTGGTTGTTGCGCTTGTAGCAGCTTTAATAGGTGGTGCTGCAGGAGCTGGAATTATGAAATATGCCGACATGGGTAAAACACAGATAGTAAATAGATATCTGCCACTTTCATCTGACAACAACAATTTCAGCTTGATTACAAATATAGTAAAGACTGTAAGCCCATCTGTGGTCGGTATTGATACATATACGAATGGATACGAAGCTTATGGAAACTCTTATGTACAGGAAGGCAGTGGCTCTGGTATAATAATTGATTCACAAGGTCATATAGTTACTAATAATCATGTTGTAGACGGTGCATCTAAAATAACTGTAAATTTGTCTGACGGAAGAAAATTTACAGCGCAATTAGTAGGAAAGGATTCAAGGACTGATCTTGCGGTTTTAAAGATAAATGCTACTAATCTGACACCAGCAAAATTAGGTGATTCATCAAAGCTAGAAGTAGGAGAACTGGCTGTAGCCATAGGGAATCCTCTAGGTGACAGCTTTGCTGGAACTGCTACAGCAGGTATAATAAGTGGATTAAATCGAAACCTGCAAAGTGATTATGGCCCAGTTAATCTTATACAAACAGATGCTGCTATAAATCCTGGGAATAGCGGTGGCCCACTTGTAAATAGCATCGGTGAAGTAATTGGCATAACAAGCATAAAGCTTACATCAACAGGTAGTTCAAGTACGCAAGATCCGTTTGGCTTATTTCAAAGTCAAGGCGTACCTTTGGAAGGTATGGGATTTGCTATTCCTATCAATGAAGCTAAACCAATTATCGATGATCTTATAAAAAATGGTTATGTAGAAAGACCTGTAATGGGAGTAAGTGTGCAACAAATAACTAAGCAACTAGCACGTCAGTATAATATACCTGTTGGCCTTTACATTGTACAAGTGCAGCAAGGAAGTGGTGCTGATGCTGCAGGCCTTCAAGCTGGAGACATAATAACTGCTGTCGATGGAACAAATGTCACCACGTTTAATCAACTTGAAAATATTTTAAACAAACACAATATTGGCGATGTAATAAGCGTAACAGTTTGGAGAAATGGTCAAACACTTACAGTTAATGTAAAACTTTCAGGCTCGAATGGGCAATAA
- a CDS encoding response regulator transcription factor, which translates to MEKVLVIEDEEGMRDILKTYLEKNNFDALFAEDGNTGINMFKNNSFDIVLLDVMLPDMSGWNVLKTIRESSKIPVMMITARSEEYDRLLGFELGADDYVVKPFSPREVIARIKAILSRSKWTESDKLISFSGITIDTDSRVVKVDGKKIDLTPKEFDLLNLLAQNMGKALSREKCLNIVWGYEFFGDLRTVDTHIKQLREKLGDKRDIIKTVWGYGYKLGGD; encoded by the coding sequence ATGGAAAAAGTTTTGGTCATTGAAGACGAGGAGGGAATGAGGGATATTTTAAAAACTTACTTAGAGAAAAACAATTTTGATGCTTTATTTGCTGAAGATGGCAATACAGGAATAAATATGTTTAAAAATAATTCATTTGATATAGTTTTGTTGGATGTAATGTTGCCAGACATGAGCGGTTGGAATGTATTAAAGACAATAAGAGAATCATCTAAAATACCTGTAATGATGATAACTGCTCGCAGTGAAGAATACGATAGGCTTTTAGGATTTGAACTTGGCGCTGATGATTACGTAGTCAAACCATTTAGTCCGAGAGAAGTCATAGCAAGGATAAAAGCTATCTTATCGAGATCTAAATGGACTGAATCGGATAAGCTAATATCTTTTTCGGGTATTACTATTGACACTGATTCAAGAGTTGTTAAAGTTGATGGAAAGAAAATAGACCTTACTCCAAAAGAATTTGATCTTTTAAATTTACTTGCACAAAACATGGGTAAGGCATTAAGCCGTGAGAAATGTCTTAATATTGTTTGGGGATATGAATTTTTTGGCGATTTAAGGACAGTTGATACACATATAAAGCAGTTGAGAGAAAAACTCGGCGATAAAAGAGATATCATAAAAACGGTATGGGGCTATGGATACAAATTAGGTGGTGATTAA
- a CDS encoding ATP-binding protein has translation MRGYKIAVLSGKGGTGKTTVSSNLAKIQKSIYVDCDIEEPNGYLFLKPEIEKVKDVNVMIPNIDYDRCTLCGECTRACRFGALTKLIKKILVFDHLCHSCGACYEICPYNAINEIPKKIGAIRVGRSDDIDFIDGKLNIGEASGVPIIKEIKYLIKDTDKNVIIDSPPGTSCPVIHSIEGSDYCLLVTEPTPYGLHDLKLAVELVKELHLPFAVIINKSGGEDSIIENYCKEESINVLAKIPFKKEYAELYSKGNLLIEEDDEIRHTFENLSQRLMELIGR, from the coding sequence ATGAGAGGTTACAAGATAGCTGTTTTGAGCGGTAAGGGTGGAACTGGCAAAACCACAGTTTCTTCCAATCTTGCTAAAATTCAAAAAAGCATTTATGTTGACTGCGATATAGAAGAACCTAATGGATATTTGTTTTTAAAACCGGAAATAGAGAAAGTAAAAGATGTAAATGTAATGATTCCCAACATAGATTATGATAGGTGTACCCTTTGTGGTGAATGTACAAGGGCATGTAGATTTGGTGCACTAACAAAGTTGATAAAGAAAATACTTGTTTTTGACCATTTATGTCATTCATGTGGAGCATGCTATGAGATATGTCCATATAATGCTATAAATGAAATACCAAAGAAAATTGGTGCTATAAGGGTTGGACGATCAGATGATATAGATTTTATAGATGGTAAATTAAATATAGGTGAAGCTTCAGGAGTTCCTATAATAAAAGAAATTAAATATTTGATAAAAGATACAGATAAAAATGTAATCATTGATAGTCCTCCTGGGACATCTTGTCCTGTCATACATTCTATTGAAGGCAGTGACTATTGCCTTTTAGTCACTGAGCCGACTCCATATGGATTACATGATCTTAAACTGGCTGTTGAACTTGTAAAAGAGTTGCATTTGCCATTTGCGGTCATTATCAATAAATCGGGTGGAGAAGATAGTATTATAGAGAACTATTGCAAGGAAGAAAGTATAAATGTGCTTGCAAAAATTCCATTTAAAAAAGAATACGCTGAATTGTATTCTAAGGGGAATCTGCTAATTGAAGAAGACGATGAAATAAGGCACACATTTGAAAATTTATCACAGAGATTAATGGAGCTGATTGGAAGATGA
- a CDS encoding alkyl sulfatase-like hydrolase, which translates to MNIKKLVASIMVGGLLLTGIAAYAETANNNSPQTNTSYTAPRYSRTQMVDFMANLLGKSTDETLKLLNSGKTLEQIAVENGVKLEDFKNALLKQKADYIDQMVKNGVIAEERATELKSLLKERINACDGTGNGGVGLGIGFGRSGMSGNGYGKVHGAGFGKNMHFQSGNN; encoded by the coding sequence ATGAACATCAAAAAATTAGTAGCATCAATAATGGTAGGAGGTTTACTTTTAACAGGCATTGCTGCATATGCGGAAACAGCAAATAACAATTCGCCTCAAACAAACACATCATATACTGCACCAAGGTACAGCAGAACACAAATGGTAGATTTTATGGCAAATCTTTTAGGAAAGTCTACAGACGAAACATTGAAACTTTTAAATTCCGGTAAGACACTGGAACAAATAGCAGTTGAAAATGGTGTAAAATTAGAAGACTTCAAAAATGCCTTGTTAAAACAAAAAGCCGACTATATAGACCAAATGGTTAAAAATGGTGTAATTGCAGAAGAAAGGGCAACAGAGCTAAAATCACTACTTAAAGAAAGAATAAATGCATGTGATGGTACTGGCAATGGTGGTGTAGGACTTGGAATAGGCTTTGGAAGAAGTGGAATGTCAGGTAATGGATATGGCAAAGTGCATGGTGCAGGTTTCGGCAAAAATATGCATTTTCAATCAGGAAATAACTAA
- a CDS encoding lipoate--protein ligase, whose protein sequence is MIYIYNKITDPYFNLAAEEYLLKQFNDECFMLWRNKPSIIIGKNQNALAEINLDYVKEHNIPVVRRLSGGGAVFHDLGNVNFTFIVNDDLNGFSDFRRFTQPIIDVLKKLSINAEFSGRNDITIDGKKISGNAQYYYKNRILHHGTLLVSSNMTDLSAALKVRPVKFEDKGVKSVSKRVTNINEHLKEPIDIEEFINLIMNDIRQRTGGSGLYEFTGEDIKNIEKLKNEKYSTWEWNFGMSPDYNLKNEKKFLGGTLEVDLNVSDGIIKDIKIYGDFFGKKDVKDVEEMLKGVKHSENDVKNALSSIDIGEYFSNITLENLLDVMF, encoded by the coding sequence ATGATTTATATTTACAACAAAATCACAGATCCTTATTTCAATTTAGCAGCAGAAGAATACTTGTTAAAGCAATTTAACGATGAATGTTTCATGCTTTGGAGAAACAAGCCAAGTATAATAATAGGGAAAAATCAGAATGCTTTGGCTGAGATTAACCTTGATTATGTTAAAGAACACAATATACCAGTTGTGAGAAGGTTGTCAGGAGGTGGAGCAGTATTTCACGATTTAGGAAATGTAAACTTTACTTTTATTGTAAACGATGATTTGAATGGCTTCAGTGATTTTAGAAGGTTTACACAGCCAATAATTGATGTATTAAAAAAGCTTTCAATTAATGCTGAATTTTCAGGTAGAAATGATATAACGATTGATGGTAAAAAAATATCAGGTAATGCCCAATACTATTACAAAAACAGGATACTTCATCACGGAACGCTACTCGTATCATCTAACATGACAGATTTATCAGCAGCTTTGAAGGTGCGGCCGGTGAAATTTGAAGACAAAGGTGTAAAGTCTGTATCTAAAAGAGTGACAAACATAAATGAACATTTAAAAGAGCCTATTGATATTGAGGAATTTATAAATCTTATTATGAATGACATACGGCAGCGTACAGGTGGAAGTGGGCTGTATGAATTTACAGGCGAAGATATAAAAAATATAGAAAAACTTAAAAATGAAAAGTATAGCACATGGGAATGGAATTTTGGCATGTCACCAGATTATAATTTGAAAAATGAGAAAAAATTTTTGGGTGGAACATTGGAAGTGGATTTAAATGTATCTGATGGAATAATAAAAGACATAAAGATATACGGCGATTTCTTCGGGAAAAAGGATGTAAAAGATGTAGAGGAAATGCTAAAGGGTGTAAAGCACTCTGAAAATGATGTTAAAAATGCGCTTTCATCAATAGACATTGGAGAATATTTTTCAAACATAACATTAGAGAATTTGCTTGATGTGATGTTTTAA
- a CDS encoding MBL fold metallo-hydrolase, with product MELQVLIENVVYKKGFLAEHGLSLLVKKEDKAVLVDTGQSGNFIINSGLMGINLKNINKVILTHGHYDHVGGLKDLMDENEDAHIYASHKILNRKYALRKNGTIDEIGFDLSIYEKNRENFVLIHEDTEVEKDFFIVTNIDEKYNNDFTTKNFLVEKDNVKIKDNFLDEIFVVVKEGDCINIITGCSHLGILNILHTAESKFKGYRIKSLIGGFHLKGMTEEDIVNISETMKGYDIQYIYTGHCTGIDEYGIMKRILGDRVSYLTTSSSIIL from the coding sequence ATGGAATTACAAGTATTAATTGAAAATGTAGTCTATAAAAAGGGTTTTTTGGCTGAACACGGTTTATCATTGCTTGTAAAGAAAGAAGACAAGGCAGTTTTAGTCGATACAGGGCAAAGCGGCAATTTTATTATAAATTCCGGATTGATGGGCATAAATTTAAAGAACATAAACAAAGTAATACTAACACATGGTCATTATGATCATGTTGGTGGACTTAAAGATCTTATGGATGAAAATGAAGATGCGCACATATATGCAAGCCATAAAATACTTAATAGAAAATATGCTTTACGTAAAAACGGCACAATTGATGAAATAGGTTTTGATTTGTCAATATATGAAAAAAACAGAGAAAATTTTGTACTAATTCATGAAGATACAGAAGTGGAAAAAGATTTTTTTATAGTCACTAATATTGATGAGAAATATAATAATGATTTTACGACTAAAAATTTTTTAGTGGAAAAAGATAATGTAAAAATAAAAGATAATTTTTTGGATGAAATATTTGTTGTTGTTAAAGAAGGAGACTGCATAAATATAATTACAGGATGCTCCCATTTAGGTATTTTGAATATCCTGCACACTGCGGAAAGTAAATTTAAGGGTTATAGAATAAAATCACTTATTGGAGGATTTCACTTAAAAGGAATGACTGAAGAAGATATTGTGAATATTTCAGAGACGATGAAAGGTTATGATATACAATATATTTATACAGGTCACTGTACAGGTATAGATGAGTACGGGATTATGAAACGAATTTTAGGAGATAGGGTATCTTATTTGACTACCAGCTCATCTATAATTTTGTGA
- a CDS encoding NifB/NifX family molybdenum-iron cluster-binding protein, translating into MKIAVATDGRSVSMHFGHCEGFTIFNVEENKIVSANFIENPGHRPGFLPEFLKAKGVECIISGGMGSSAIDLFNSYGIDVITGASGDAEDVVKRYIDGTLISTDSACEKHEHAGHCED; encoded by the coding sequence ATGAAGATAGCTGTTGCTACAGATGGAAGAAGCGTTTCAATGCATTTTGGACATTGTGAGGGATTTACGATTTTTAATGTGGAAGAAAATAAAATAGTAAGTGCCAATTTTATTGAAAATCCAGGGCATAGACCAGGATTTTTGCCGGAATTTTTGAAAGCCAAAGGTGTAGAATGCATCATTTCTGGTGGAATGGGTTCAAGCGCAATAGATTTGTTTAATTCTTACGGCATTGATGTCATTACAGGTGCGTCTGGCGATGCTGAAGATGTGGTAAAAAGGTATATTGATGGAACTTTGATATCTACAGATAGTGCATGTGAAAAACATGAACATGCGGGACACTGTGAAGACTAA
- a CDS encoding cell wall metabolism sensor histidine kinase WalK: protein MVIKVRGIRKKLFITYLIITGIIFLLFYLSQVVFIGKIYTYYKINQMKNYSLKIANALTTNDYKTANELMEESNAKVIAVTDTGNLVFGMHGNGQGYGIGLPKTFLNTNEKLAVVEFTHPSIGVKSLAVIRSFSYNNQNAKLVLTIPLSTITDTTVIFKSEFFLMLLICIVVIIIMSIIMSKRLTKPIEDLKNAAQNIASGNLDVKLDVKTNDELEDLAMSMNSMAENLSKAEKFKRDLIANITHDLKTPLGLIKGYCEMLLDFYGDDKEKRNKYLNVALNEVDRMSKMIDDVLSLSKLQSGLVKLKVSSFNLKNLIDDVVLSFEPLLHGKNINIVTENLDVIVNGDVELIRRVIMNLLSNSIKSIDESGVITISSILEDNNVKVIVSDTGKGIEKEKLQSVFEKFYKGDNKGTGLGLAIVKEILDLHGSEYYIESEINKGTLFYFTLNKADI, encoded by the coding sequence GTGGTGATTAAAGTGAGAGGCATAAGAAAAAAGCTTTTTATTACGTATCTGATTATAACAGGAATAATTTTTTTATTGTTTTACTTGTCTCAAGTTGTCTTTATAGGTAAGATATACACTTATTATAAGATTAACCAGATGAAAAACTACAGCTTAAAAATAGCTAACGCATTAACTACAAACGATTATAAGACTGCTAATGAGCTTATGGAAGAATCCAATGCAAAAGTAATTGCAGTAACTGATACAGGCAACTTGGTTTTTGGAATGCATGGAAACGGACAAGGCTACGGAATAGGGTTGCCAAAAACTTTCTTAAACACTAATGAAAAATTAGCTGTGGTAGAATTTACGCATCCATCAATTGGTGTAAAATCTCTTGCAGTTATAAGATCATTTTCATACAATAATCAAAACGCAAAACTGGTATTGACTATTCCACTATCGACTATTACGGATACTACAGTCATATTTAAAAGTGAATTTTTTTTGATGCTACTAATATGTATTGTTGTAATAATCATCATGTCAATTATCATGTCGAAAAGGCTTACAAAGCCAATTGAAGATTTAAAAAATGCAGCACAAAACATAGCATCGGGGAATCTTGACGTGAAATTAGATGTAAAGACAAATGATGAATTAGAGGATTTGGCAATGTCCATGAATAGCATGGCAGAAAACCTCAGTAAAGCGGAAAAATTTAAAAGAGATTTAATAGCAAATATTACACACGACCTTAAGACGCCTTTAGGGCTTATAAAAGGATACTGTGAAATGCTACTGGACTTTTATGGCGATGATAAAGAAAAAAGAAATAAATATTTAAATGTTGCATTAAATGAAGTCGATCGAATGTCAAAAATGATAGACGATGTTTTATCATTATCAAAGCTTCAATCAGGTTTAGTAAAACTAAAGGTATCGTCTTTTAATTTAAAAAATTTAATTGATGATGTGGTTTTAAGCTTTGAACCATTGCTACATGGCAAAAATATAAATATTGTCACGGAGAATCTTGATGTTATTGTAAATGGAGATGTTGAACTAATTAGAAGGGTTATAATGAATCTTTTAAGCAATTCGATAAAAAGCATTGATGAATCAGGAGTGATTACTATTTCTTCAATATTAGAGGATAATAATGTAAAAGTCATCGTATCTGACACAGGTAAAGGAATAGAGAAAGAAAAGCTGCAAAGTGTTTTTGAGAAATTTTACAAAGGTGATAATAAAGGTACAGGATTAGGTCTTGCAATAGTAAAGGAAATATTAGATTTGCATGGCAGCGAATATTATATAGAAAGCGAGATAAATAAAGGTACTTTGTTTTATTTTACACTAAATAAAGCAGATATTTAA
- a CDS encoding MFS transporter, with product MTNSKKEIVISNIVLIGMVSLLIDMSTEMVYPIIPLFLTATLGASPSIVGIIEGIAESIASLLKVFSGYIGDKYKNKKVLTFIGYSASVIYKILLLLAGSWVGVLIARIIDRTGKGIRTAPRDALVAQSSDKGKLGGSFGLHKMLDMAGSSVGAFLAFIIVTIGLKYRVAFMWSIIPAVLGIMIIPFIKEDRNKEQKIEKLTFRELRLSLKLKLYLAVMFIFNLGNSSNTFLLLKAQNLGFSLQYIMLLYLVFNISTSLLAIPSGKLSDKFGRRLILVSGYAIYGLVYLGFALFNAKIIIFLLFIAYGAYTAFISGAERAFIAEVSPDKYKGTVLGIYSMIQGIGLLLASIIAGAMWDHISPDAPFWFGGVLGLISAAFIAIILNFSCFSKDAKSRA from the coding sequence ATGACAAATTCAAAAAAGGAAATTGTGATTTCCAATATTGTGTTGATTGGCATGGTAAGTTTACTTATTGATATGAGTACGGAAATGGTTTACCCGATTATCCCGCTCTTTCTCACTGCTACGCTTGGAGCTTCACCGTCAATCGTAGGAATTATTGAGGGCATTGCTGAAAGCATAGCATCATTGTTAAAAGTGTTTAGCGGCTACATCGGTGATAAATATAAAAATAAGAAAGTGCTGACTTTTATAGGATATTCAGCTTCAGTTATCTACAAGATACTTCTTCTTTTAGCAGGTTCATGGGTAGGCGTTTTGATAGCTCGAATTATCGATCGTACTGGGAAAGGTATCCGTACCGCACCGCGGGATGCACTTGTTGCACAGTCCAGCGACAAGGGAAAACTGGGTGGTTCATTCGGATTACATAAAATGCTAGACATGGCTGGATCTTCTGTAGGTGCTTTTCTTGCTTTTATCATAGTAACAATTGGGCTAAAGTATAGAGTAGCGTTTATGTGGTCGATTATTCCCGCTGTTCTTGGTATTATGATTATTCCATTTATTAAAGAGGATAGAAACAAGGAACAAAAAATTGAAAAGCTGACATTCAGAGAATTAAGATTAAGTTTGAAATTAAAACTGTATCTTGCTGTTATGTTTATTTTCAACCTAGGGAATTCATCAAATACTTTTCTGCTTTTGAAAGCACAGAATTTGGGCTTTTCTTTACAATATATCATGTTACTTTATCTTGTATTTAATATTTCGACATCATTACTTGCTATTCCTTCCGGGAAGTTGTCAGACAAATTTGGCAGGAGATTGATTTTGGTTTCTGGTTATGCTATTTATGGACTTGTATATTTGGGATTTGCACTGTTCAATGCAAAAATCATAATTTTTCTTTTATTTATAGCTTATGGAGCTTACACTGCATTTATAAGTGGTGCCGAGCGTGCATTTATAGCTGAAGTTTCTCCTGATAAATATAAAGGTACAGTTTTGGGTATTTATAGTATGATTCAAGGTATAGGATTATTGTTGGCATCTATTATAGCTGGGGCAATGTGGGATCATATAAGTCCTGATGCACCGTTCTGGTTTGGCGGTGTTCTTGGGCTTATTTCAGCAGCTTTCATTGCGATTATTCTAAATTTTAGCTGCTTTTCCAAAGATGCAAAATCAAGGGCGTAA
- a CDS encoding ATP-binding protein, with protein sequence MKQLVILSGKGGTGKTTVATALSEIVENKVMADCDVEAPNLNILFNGEIQKVDNFYGKEVALIDDGKCIKCGLCETLCRFDAISDYKVNPYHCEGCGLCSYKCPSGAIKMIEENTGEIIVGENKKGEKIIYAELFPGADGSGKLVTEVRKKATENKGDCDYIIIDGTPGIGCPVLSSATGADIALIVTEPTVSGFEDMKRVLEAIESFKIKSLVCINKWNINKDISNKIEKYCQENSIDVVGKINFDETVIKALKRFQSINKFPDSTAYRQILDMWEKIKKYLDERMDA encoded by the coding sequence ATGAAACAGTTGGTTATATTAAGTGGTAAAGGCGGAACTGGAAAGACAACAGTTGCAACGGCCCTAAGTGAAATTGTAGAAAATAAAGTTATGGCAGATTGTGATGTTGAAGCTCCTAACTTAAACATACTTTTCAATGGAGAAATACAAAAAGTCGATAATTTTTATGGTAAAGAAGTAGCATTGATAGATGATGGCAAATGCATAAAGTGTGGTTTATGTGAAACATTGTGCAGATTTGATGCGATTTCTGATTATAAAGTAAATCCATATCATTGCGAAGGCTGTGGTCTCTGCTCTTATAAGTGTCCCAGTGGTGCAATTAAGATGATTGAAGAAAACACAGGTGAAATTATAGTAGGTGAAAATAAGAAAGGTGAAAAAATAATATATGCCGAGTTGTTTCCAGGTGCTGATGGTTCTGGGAAGTTAGTTACTGAGGTAAGAAAAAAAGCTACTGAGAATAAAGGTGATTGTGACTACATTATAATTGATGGCACACCTGGAATAGGATGTCCTGTTTTATCTTCTGCAACAGGTGCAGATATTGCTCTTATTGTTACTGAACCAACTGTTTCTGGTTTTGAAGACATGAAAAGAGTGCTTGAAGCAATTGAGAGTTTTAAAATAAAATCTCTCGTTTGCATAAACAAGTGGAATATTAATAAAGATATTTCTAATAAAATAGAGAAATATTGTCAAGAAAATAGTATAGATGTTGTAGGAAAGATAAATTTTGATGAAACAGTAATTAAAGCTTTAAAAAGATTTCAAAGCATTAATAAATTTCCTGACAGCACTGCATACAGACAGATTTTAGACATGTGGGAGAAAATAAAAAAATATTTAGATGAAAGGATGGATGCTTAA
- a CDS encoding DUF1847 domain-containing protein — protein MNSIFSCAVCPNKPCAKGDDNFPKNCPTVMEKDIINDSIERYNNDENVNKIMKIANTLPVDENGELRSRADEIINLIMQMGMKKIGVAFCYSLEKEAKKFVKMLNKYDITVVPVCCKVGSVDVKEIGIEKKKDKFIATCNPITQAEIMNKENTELNVVVGLCVGHDMIFNKNSKAYVTTLVAKDRKYSHCPVKALEE, from the coding sequence ATGAATTCAATATTTTCTTGTGCAGTATGTCCTAATAAGCCTTGTGCAAAAGGTGATGATAATTTTCCTAAGAATTGCCCTACAGTTATGGAAAAAGATATTATTAATGATTCAATTGAAAGATATAATAATGATGAAAATGTGAATAAGATTATGAAAATAGCCAATACGCTTCCTGTTGACGAAAATGGCGAATTAAGGAGTAGAGCAGATGAAATAATTAATTTAATTATGCAAATGGGTATGAAGAAGATAGGTGTCGCTTTTTGCTATTCACTCGAAAAAGAGGCAAAGAAATTTGTAAAGATGCTTAATAAATACGATATCACTGTTGTACCTGTATGTTGTAAAGTTGGTTCGGTCGATGTAAAAGAAATTGGGATAGAGAAAAAGAAGGATAAATTCATTGCAACATGCAATCCTATTACACAAGCTGAAATTATGAACAAAGAAAATACAGAACTAAATGTCGTTGTTGGGCTTTGCGTTGGACACGATATGATTTTTAACAAAAATTCTAAAGCATATGTGACAACTTTAGTTGCTAAGGACAGGAAGTACAGTCATTGTCCTGTAAAAGCACTTGAAGAATAA